A stretch of DNA from Fusobacterium mortiferum ATCC 9817:
CTTTAATAAAAAAATTGATGTTGATATTTCTAAGGATAAATTGTTATTAGAAGGACTTTTAAATCATATTAAACCAACTATTTATAGATTACAAAATAAAATAAAATTAGAAAACTCTATTTTTGTAGAGGTATTAAATAGTTATCCTAATATATTTTATAATACCAAAAATTCTTTAAAAGATATTGAGAAGTATCTTGGGATAGAGTTTTCAAATGACGAGGTTGCTTTTTTGGCGATATATTTTAAATCAGCAATAGATAGAAATAAATATAAAAGAAAAAATTTAAAAAGAGTTTTAGTTGTATGTGGATATGGATATGGAACTTCTAGTCTTTTGGTTCAGCAATTAAAAGAAATATATACTATAAATATTGTAAAAACAATACCAAGACATCTTCTAGAAAAGACTTTACAAAAGGAAGAAGTAGATTTAATTATAAGTACTGTGGATATAGATAGCAGTTTTTCAATACCAGTAGTAAAAGTTAAATCTATTTTAGCCCAAGAAGATATAAATAATTTAGATAAATATTCTCTATCAAAACAAAGAAAAAGATATATGTTATCAGAATTAATGGAAATAATTGAACAAAATTGTAAAATTGAAAATAAAGAAGAACTTATTAAAGGATTAAATATTTATTTTGAGCAAAGACTTATAAATGATACAGAAGAAAATGAATACAAACTTTCAGATTTTCTAACTGAAGATAATATTTTGGTAAATCAAGAGGTAGAAAATTGGTTAGAAGCAGTTAAATTAGCAGGGGAAGTTTTAGTAAAAAATCATATTACAAAAGTTGAATATATAGATGCAATGATAGAAAATATAAATAAATTTGGACCATATGTGGTTATAGGAGAGAATATAGCTATTCCACATGCTCAAAAAGATGATTCTGTTTTAAAAACAGGAATGGGACTTGTAATTTTGAAAAAACCTATTCTTTTTCCAGACAATAGAAAAGTACAAGTTATATTAGCTTTTTCATCTTGGGATAATAAAGAACATCTGAATGCTTTAGCTGACTTGGTGGAGTTAATCACTAATTATAATTTGATTGAAAATCTTTCAAAGGCTAAAAATGTTAAACAAGTTTTGAAATATATAAATTTTAAAAAATAATAATATAAAGAAGGCTACTAAGTTTTTAAAGCTAGTATCCTTCTTTTTTTTTGTCAAAAAATGTAAAATGTAAATTGAACAAAAAAGATAATTGTAAAACAAAAAAAATAATTATAGAATAAAAATATAAAAAATACAGGAGGGTAATATGGGGATAAAGGATATTTTAGGAGATAAGATTCAAGTTGTAGAAAAAATTGAAACATGGGAAAAAGCTATAGAGATTGGAGCACAACCATTAATCAATAGTGGGAAAATAAAGTTTGGGTATGTTAAAAGTATGATAGAAAATATAAAAAATTTAGGTCCTTATATAATTTTAATACCAGGAGTAGCTATGCCACATGCAAGACCTGATGAAAATGTATTAGAAAGTTCTCTTTCTTTATTAAAAGTAAATGAAGGGGTTAAATTTTCAGAAAATACAGATAAAGTGTATTTGTTATTTTGTTTAGCAGCAAAAGATAGTAGTTCTCATATTGAAATCATTGAAAAGTTAGCAGATATTTTAGGAGATGAAGAGAAGATTGAGAAGTTAATCACTTCAAAAACAATTGGGGAGTTAAAAAATAATTTATAATAAAAAATTAAAATAAAAAAGAAAAATCAAGGAGGAATTAATTATGAAAATAACAGCAGTATGTGGAACAGGTTTAGGAAGTAGTTTTATGCTAGAAATGAATGTAAAGAAAGTTTTAAAGGAGTTAGGAGTAACAGCTGAAGTAACTCATACAGATTTAGCTTCAGTTATTGAAAGTGATTCAGATTTCTTTATAATGTCAAGAGATATAGCAGGAAGTGCTCATATTTCAAATAAGATAGTTTTATCAAATATTATAAATTTAGCTGAAATCAAAGAAGCTATTGTAAAAGCGTTTCAAGAAAAAGGAATTTTATAATAAAAATATAAAATATTTGAGGAGGCAAAGACATGTTAAAATTAATAGTGGACATTTTAAGTGTACCAGCAATATTGGTAGGTTTAATTTCTTTAATTGGATTACTATGTCAAAAGAAAAATTTTTCTGATACAGTAAAAGGAACTATAAAAACAATACTAGGTTTCATAGTTCTTACTGGAGGAGCAGGAATACTTACAAATGGTTTGGTTCCATTTGGTCAAATGTTTGAAGTAGGGTTTAAGGTACAAGGTATTGTTCCTAATAATGAAGCAATAGTTGCTTTAGCAATAGCTAAATATGGAACTGTAACAGCTTTAATAATGGCTTTTGGTATGTTAGCAAATATTTTAATTGCTAGATTTACAAAATTAAAATATATATTTTTAACAGGACATCATACATTTTATATGGCATGTATGATAGCAGTTATATTGGCAGTTGCAGGATTCCAAGGAGCAATGTTAGTATTTGTAGGATCAGTAGTTTTAGGATTTTCAATGGCATTTTTCCCAGCACTTGCTCATCCAACAATGAAAAAAATAACTGGAACTGATGATGTTGCATTTGGACATTTTGGTACAGTAGGTTATGTTTTAGCAGCTAAGATAGGAGCTTTAGTAGGAAAAGGATCAAAATCAACTGAAGAGATGAATCTTCCTAAAAACTTATCTTTCTTAAGAGATAGTTCAATATCAATATCTTTAACAATGTTAGTATTATATTTAATTACTTCATTTGCAGCAGGGGCAGATTATGTTCAAACTAATTTAAGTAATGGACAAAACTTCATAATTTATTCAGTACTTCAAGCAATAACATTTGCAGCAGGAGTATTTGTAGTATTACAAGGAGTTAGATTGATTTTAGCAGAAATTGTTCCAGCATTTACAGGAATTTCACAAACTTTAGTGCCTAATGCAAAACCTGCAATAGATTGTCCAGTTGTTTTTCCATATGCACCAAATGCAGTATTAATTGGATTTTTATGTAGTTTTTTAGGAGGAATAGTAGGATTATTTATTTTGGGAGTATTAAATTGGGTGTTAATTATACCAGGAGTTATTCCTCATTTCTTCTGTGGTGCGACAGCAGGAGTATTTGCAAATGCAACTGGAGGTAGAAGGGGAGCAGCTGTAGGATCATTTATACATGGAGTATTTATAACATTTGTACCAGTGGTTTTACTTCCAATATTAGGAGAGTTAGGATTTGCAAATACAACATTCTCAGATGCTGACTTTGGAGTTGTTGGAGCATTATTAGGAGTATTAGCAGGAAACTTTAATAAATATATAATTTTGGTAGTATTTGCAGTATTTATTTTATTAGCTTTTATTTTCCCAAGAAATCAAAAAAAAGAAAATTAAAATAGAAGTTATTTAAAGGCTATTTTTTAATAGCCTTTAATATTTAAAATGAAAGGGAGAAAACTATGGAAAAATATATAAAAATGAATAAATTTTGTAAAGAAATAAGAAGAGAAACTTTAAAAATGCTTTTACATAGAGGATTTGGTCATCTGGGTGGAGCTATGTCAATAGTAGAAACCTTAGCAGTATTATATAGTAATATGAAAGTAGATCCTAAAAATCCTAAAATGGAGGATAGAGATTATTTAGTTTTATCTAAAGGACATGCTGGACCGGCTTTATATTCGACATTAGCATTAAAAGGATTTTTTGATTTGGAAGTATTAAATACTTTAAATAATAATGGAACTATACTTCCAAGTCATCCAGATAGAAATTTAACTCCAGGAATAGATATGACAACAGGTTCTTTAGGTCAAGGAATATCAGCAGCTGTAGGAGTAGCTATAGGATTACAAAGAAAAAATAGCGAAAGAAAAGTATATTGTATAGTTGGTGATGGGGAACTAAATGAAGGACAATGTTGGGAAGCTATTCAGTTTGCTGCACACAATAGATTAAAGAATTTTACTCTTTTTATTGACGATAATAAAAAACAATTAGATGGAACAACAGAAGAAATTTGTAATCCATTTGATTTTATAAAAAAAATGGAAAGTTTTGGTTTTGAGACTATAAAAGTAAATGGAGCTTCAGTTGAGGAAATAGATAAAGCTGTAAGTAAGGATACAGATGGAAGACCTA
This window harbors:
- a CDS encoding PTS ascorbate transporter subunit IIC, translating into MLKLIVDILSVPAILVGLISLIGLLCQKKNFSDTVKGTIKTILGFIVLTGGAGILTNGLVPFGQMFEVGFKVQGIVPNNEAIVALAIAKYGTVTALIMAFGMLANILIARFTKLKYIFLTGHHTFYMACMIAVILAVAGFQGAMLVFVGSVVLGFSMAFFPALAHPTMKKITGTDDVAFGHFGTVGYVLAAKIGALVGKGSKSTEEMNLPKNLSFLRDSSISISLTMLVLYLITSFAAGADYVQTNLSNGQNFIIYSVLQAITFAAGVFVVLQGVRLILAEIVPAFTGISQTLVPNAKPAIDCPVVFPYAPNAVLIGFLCSFLGGIVGLFILGVLNWVLIIPGVIPHFFCGATAGVFANATGGRRGAAVGSFIHGVFITFVPVVLLPILGELGFANTTFSDADFGVVGALLGVLAGNFNKYIILVVFAVFILLAFIFPRNQKKEN
- a CDS encoding transketolase, which translates into the protein MEKYIKMNKFCKEIRRETLKMLLHRGFGHLGGAMSIVETLAVLYSNMKVDPKNPKMEDRDYLVLSKGHAGPALYSTLALKGFFDLEVLNTLNNNGTILPSHPDRNLTPGIDMTTGSLGQGISAAVGVAIGLQRKNSERKVYCIVGDGELNEGQCWEAIQFAAHNRLKNFTLFIDDNKKQLDGTTEEICNPFDFIKKMESFGFETIKVNGASVEEIDKAVSKDTDGRPKCIVLDTIKGQGVEYFENLKANHHIRFTDEMKEILKSEIAKLDIE
- a CDS encoding BglG family transcription antiterminator, yielding MLSSRGNNIIKSLCKNNGEGTIKELAKLLNISERSIRYELDKIDDYFISNKLKPLKRKFGGNIYLEDYKNFLENDEIEDKNSNLDIYERREYLSFICIFDEKINLTKASEILDVSRTTIRNDIRDIREELLNNNLELKISQQEGLILSGEEIDIRKQQLKFLRKYSNFIFYSNVGLKTRKELIVEEYIKYVDINIIKNFINYIQKLLNKIISDEAYNIIAIYLIITIIRIKQGKVLEKIANKQFLKETAEYDTILKAKGILESSYDIFLEENEILQITDYFLGSHTYNFEKSYYSNWVEIDILVKKFIDNFNKKIDVDISKDKLLLEGLLNHIKPTIYRLQNKIKLENSIFVEVLNSYPNIFYNTKNSLKDIEKYLGIEFSNDEVAFLAIYFKSAIDRNKYKRKNLKRVLVVCGYGYGTSSLLVQQLKEIYTINIVKTIPRHLLEKTLQKEEVDLIISTVDIDSSFSIPVVKVKSILAQEDINNLDKYSLSKQRKRYMLSELMEIIEQNCKIENKEELIKGLNIYFEQRLINDTEENEYKLSDFLTEDNILVNQEVENWLEAVKLAGEVLVKNHITKVEYIDAMIENINKFGPYVVIGENIAIPHAQKDDSVLKTGMGLVILKKPILFPDNRKVQVILAFSSWDNKEHLNALADLVELITNYNLIENLSKAKNVKQVLKYINFKK
- a CDS encoding PTS sugar transporter subunit IIA, with product MGIKDILGDKIQVVEKIETWEKAIEIGAQPLINSGKIKFGYVKSMIENIKNLGPYIILIPGVAMPHARPDENVLESSLSLLKVNEGVKFSENTDKVYLLFCLAAKDSSSHIEIIEKLADILGDEEKIEKLITSKTIGELKNNL
- a CDS encoding PTS sugar transporter subunit IIB, which translates into the protein MKITAVCGTGLGSSFMLEMNVKKVLKELGVTAEVTHTDLASVIESDSDFFIMSRDIAGSAHISNKIVLSNIINLAEIKEAIVKAFQEKGIL